One stretch of Nocardioides perillae DNA includes these proteins:
- a CDS encoding ABC transporter permease has protein sequence MSAGATPRHAWALVARREVVVKLTDRTFVLGTLATLAVLVGVIVLQGWLGGRATTYDVAVTTPQAEQVAAASAARAPQVDGDVEVRVRELDDDAAALRALEAEEVDAVLAPASAARGDGAGAGWVLTTRDGADAGLRAVVETVVREQALTANAAAAGTTVEELTRGSALAVEQLTGDSTTSELRDLLGYAFSMLFYVASLLFGFTLANSVLEEKQSRLAEMIAVAVPLRQLLAGKVVGNTVLALTQVVLYVAVGLVGLRATDYGDALGGVTGAVGWFLVFFLAGFTVLSCLWAVAGALASRSEDLQSTATPVTMLVLAVFFGAVLLEGTARTVASYLPPFSAVLMPLRLLEGDVAWWQALLALAGLLALGAELVVVAERLYRRALLQTQGRLSVREAWRVEV, from the coding sequence GTGAGCGCCGGCGCGACTCCCCGCCACGCCTGGGCGCTGGTGGCCCGGCGCGAGGTCGTGGTGAAGCTGACCGACCGCACCTTCGTGCTCGGCACGCTCGCCACCCTGGCGGTCCTGGTGGGGGTGATCGTCCTGCAGGGGTGGCTCGGCGGTCGCGCGACCACCTACGACGTCGCCGTCACCACGCCGCAGGCCGAGCAGGTCGCGGCGGCGAGCGCCGCCCGGGCACCGCAGGTCGACGGTGACGTCGAGGTGCGGGTGCGCGAGCTCGACGACGACGCCGCCGCGCTGCGGGCCCTCGAGGCCGAGGAGGTCGACGCGGTGCTGGCGCCCGCGAGCGCCGCACGAGGCGACGGGGCGGGCGCCGGGTGGGTGCTCACCACCCGCGACGGCGCCGACGCCGGCCTGCGCGCCGTCGTCGAGACGGTCGTGCGCGAGCAGGCCCTGACCGCCAACGCCGCCGCCGCCGGCACCACCGTCGAGGAGCTGACCCGCGGCAGTGCGCTGGCGGTCGAGCAGCTCACCGGGGACAGCACGACCAGCGAGCTGCGCGACCTGCTGGGCTACGCCTTCTCGATGCTCTTCTACGTCGCCTCGCTGCTCTTCGGCTTCACCCTGGCCAACTCGGTGCTGGAGGAGAAGCAGTCGCGGCTGGCCGAGATGATCGCCGTCGCGGTGCCGCTGCGCCAGCTGCTGGCCGGCAAGGTCGTGGGCAACACCGTGCTGGCGCTCACCCAGGTCGTCCTCTACGTCGCCGTCGGGCTCGTGGGGCTGCGCGCCACCGACTACGGCGACGCTCTGGGCGGGGTGACCGGGGCCGTCGGGTGGTTCCTCGTCTTCTTCCTCGCCGGCTTCACCGTGCTGTCGTGCCTGTGGGCCGTCGCGGGCGCGCTCGCCAGCCGCAGCGAGGACCTGCAGTCGACCGCGACGCCGGTGACGATGCTCGTCCTCGCGGTCTTCTTCGGGGCGGTGCTGCTCGAGGGCACCGCGCGCACCGTCGCCTCCTACCTCCCGCCCTTCTCGGCCGTCCTCATGCCGCTGCGGCTGCTCGAGGGCGACGTCGCCTGGTGGCAGGCGCTGCTCGCGCTGGCCGGACTGCTCGCCCTGGGTGCCGAGCTCGTGGTCGTCGCCGAGCGGCTCTACCGCCGGGCGCTGCTGCAGACCCAGGGCCGGCTCAGCGTGCGCGAGGCCTGGCGCGTCGAGGTGTGA
- a CDS encoding inositol monophosphatase family protein, whose product MTSPDALPVPPADVLGDDHALAGWLAAAAGDRLLQVREQGLEGRELKDAGDRAAHELLVALLAAHRPDDAVLSEEAADDKARLEADRVWIVDPLDGTREFSEPPRDDWAVHVALWTRGAGDGTTGPGDLTAGAVAQPALGETFTTGAPAVVPPRTSERPRIAVSRSRPPAFVQALATELDAELVPMGSAGVKVVSVVRDVADAYVHAGGQYAWDNAAPVAVARAAGLFCSRVDGGPLVYNADDVSLPDLVVCRPELSEAILAFVARHGTD is encoded by the coding sequence GTGACGAGCCCCGACGCCCTCCCCGTCCCGCCCGCCGACGTGCTCGGCGACGACCACGCCCTGGCCGGCTGGCTGGCCGCCGCGGCCGGCGACCGCCTGCTGCAGGTGCGCGAGCAGGGGCTGGAGGGCCGCGAGCTGAAGGACGCGGGCGACCGCGCCGCCCACGAGCTGCTGGTGGCGCTGCTGGCCGCGCACCGACCCGACGACGCGGTGCTGTCGGAGGAGGCCGCCGACGACAAGGCCCGCCTCGAGGCCGACCGGGTGTGGATCGTCGACCCGCTCGACGGCACCCGGGAGTTCTCCGAGCCGCCGCGCGACGACTGGGCCGTGCACGTCGCGCTGTGGACGCGCGGTGCCGGCGACGGCACGACCGGGCCCGGCGACCTGACCGCCGGTGCGGTCGCGCAGCCGGCCCTGGGCGAGACCTTCACCACCGGCGCGCCGGCCGTCGTGCCGCCGCGCACCTCCGAGCGCCCCCGCATCGCGGTGTCGCGCTCGCGCCCGCCGGCCTTCGTGCAGGCGCTCGCCACCGAGCTCGACGCCGAGCTGGTGCCGATGGGCTCCGCGGGCGTGAAGGTGGTCTCGGTCGTCCGCGACGTGGCCGACGCCTACGTCCACGCCGGTGGCCAGTACGCCTGGGACAACGCCGCGCCCGTGGCGGTGGCCCGCGCGGCCGGGCTCTTCTGCTCGCGCGTCGACGGCGGGCCGCTCGTCTACAACGCCGACGACGTCTCGCTGCCCGACCTGGTGGTCTGCCGCCCCGAGCTCAGCGAGGCGATCCTCGCATTCGTGGCGCGGCACGGCACGGACTGA
- the eno gene encoding phosphopyruvate hydratase — MAAIDAVAAREILDSRGNPTVEVEVLLDDGTLARAAVPSGASTGAFEAVELRDGGERYAGKGVQQAVDAVVEQIAPVVLGLDADDQRLVDQAMLQADGTANKATLGANAVLGVSLAVARAAAESAGLPLYRYVGGPNAHVLPVPMMNILNGGAHADTNVDVQEFMVAPIGAPTFREALRQGAEVYHALKSVLKGRGLATGVGDEGGFAPDLASNRAALDLIAEAVSQAGLTLGKDVVLALDVAATEFCEGGTYTFEGSQRTAEQMTAYYAELVDAYPIVSIEDPLDEDDWEGWKAITDQLGSRTQLVGDDLFVTNVERLQRGITGGQANALLVKVNQIGSLTETLDSVDLAHRNGFRCMMSHRSGETEDTTIADLAVATNCGQIKTGAPARSERVAKYNQLLRIEEELGDAARYAGAAAFPRFGG, encoded by the coding sequence ATGGCCGCCATCGACGCAGTCGCCGCCCGCGAGATCCTCGACTCCCGCGGCAACCCCACGGTCGAGGTCGAGGTGCTCCTCGACGACGGCACGCTCGCCCGCGCGGCGGTGCCCAGCGGTGCCTCCACCGGCGCCTTCGAGGCGGTCGAGCTGCGCGACGGCGGCGAGCGCTACGCCGGCAAGGGCGTGCAGCAGGCGGTCGACGCGGTCGTCGAGCAGATCGCCCCGGTGGTGCTCGGCCTCGACGCCGACGACCAGCGCCTGGTCGACCAGGCCATGCTGCAGGCCGACGGCACCGCCAACAAGGCGACGCTCGGCGCCAACGCGGTGCTCGGCGTCTCGCTCGCCGTCGCCCGGGCGGCCGCCGAGTCGGCGGGCCTCCCGCTCTACCGCTACGTCGGCGGCCCCAACGCCCACGTGCTGCCCGTGCCGATGATGAACATCCTCAACGGCGGCGCCCACGCCGACACCAACGTCGACGTGCAGGAGTTCATGGTCGCCCCGATCGGCGCCCCGACCTTCCGCGAGGCGCTGCGCCAGGGCGCGGAGGTCTACCACGCGCTCAAGTCGGTGCTGAAGGGCCGCGGCCTGGCGACCGGCGTCGGCGACGAGGGCGGCTTCGCGCCCGACCTGGCCTCCAACCGCGCGGCGCTCGACCTCATCGCCGAGGCGGTCTCGCAGGCCGGGCTCACGCTGGGCAAGGACGTCGTGCTCGCGCTCGACGTCGCGGCCACCGAGTTCTGCGAGGGCGGCACCTACACCTTCGAGGGCTCGCAGCGCACGGCCGAGCAGATGACGGCCTACTACGCCGAGCTCGTCGACGCCTACCCGATCGTCTCCATCGAGGACCCCCTCGACGAGGACGACTGGGAGGGCTGGAAGGCGATCACCGACCAGCTCGGCTCGCGCACCCAGCTCGTCGGCGACGACCTCTTCGTGACCAACGTGGAGCGGCTGCAGCGCGGCATCACCGGCGGCCAGGCCAACGCGCTGCTGGTGAAGGTCAACCAGATCGGCTCGCTCACCGAGACCCTCGACTCGGTCGACCTCGCCCACCGCAACGGCTTCCGCTGCATGATGAGCCACCGCTCCGGCGAGACCGAGGACACCACGATCGCCGACCTCGCCGTGGCGACCAACTGCGGCCAGATCAAGACCGGCGCGCCCGCCCGCTCCGAGCGCGTCGCGAAGTACAACCAGCTGCTGCGCATCGAGGAGGAGCTCGGCGACGCCGCCCGCTACGCCGGTGCGGCCGCGTTCCCGCGGTTCGGCGGCTGA
- the pth gene encoding aminoacyl-tRNA hydrolase produces MSAASDEATGAWLVVGLGNPGPEYAGHRHNVGYLVVEELADRLRERFRKHGTGRAEVVEGRLGVPGSPGPRLVLAKPRSFMNEVGGPVKALATFYKVPPARVVAVHDELDLPFATLRVKLGGGDNGHNGLRSMRSSLGTGDFHRVRAGIGRPPGRQEVSDFVLSNWSSTERRELPFAVGDAADAVECLLTEGLERTQQRHNS; encoded by the coding sequence ATGAGCGCAGCGAGCGACGAGGCGACCGGGGCCTGGCTGGTGGTCGGCCTCGGCAACCCCGGCCCGGAGTACGCCGGCCACCGGCACAACGTCGGCTACCTCGTCGTCGAGGAGCTCGCCGACCGGCTGCGGGAGAGGTTCCGCAAGCACGGGACGGGGCGCGCCGAGGTCGTCGAGGGCCGCCTGGGTGTCCCCGGCAGCCCGGGGCCGCGCCTGGTGCTGGCCAAGCCGCGCTCCTTCATGAACGAGGTGGGCGGCCCGGTCAAGGCGCTCGCGACCTTCTACAAGGTGCCGCCCGCCCGCGTGGTCGCGGTGCACGACGAGCTCGACCTGCCGTTCGCGACGCTGCGAGTGAAGCTCGGCGGCGGCGACAACGGCCACAACGGCCTGCGCTCGATGCGCTCCTCGCTGGGCACCGGCGACTTCCACCGCGTGCGCGCCGGCATCGGCCGGCCCCCGGGCCGCCAGGAGGTCTCCGACTTCGTGCTCTCGAACTGGTCCTCGACCGAGCGCAGGGAGCTGCCCTTCGCGGTCGGCGACGCCGCCGACGCCGTCGAGTGCCTGCTTACCGAGGGCCTCGAGCGCACCCAGCAACGGCACAACTCGTGA
- the mfd gene encoding transcription-repair coupling factor: MGGLADAVLADPVLATALEELRDGTLPTLDLTGPAAARPFVVKGLVDAGRTVLAVTATAREAEDLVEWLGDLLPAERVALYPSWETLPHERLSPRSDTVGRRLAVLRRLKHPGTDASNGPLDVVVAPVRSLLQPQVQGLADLVPVELVPGQTASLDDTVRALADAAYTRVDLVEKRGEFAVRGGIVDVFPPTEEHPLRVEFWGDEVEEVRAFAVADQRTLDTVERLWAPPCRELLLTEEVRARAKALGEAHPQLLELTDKVAAGIAVEGMESLAPALVDEMELLVELVPAGTAVLLMDPERARSRAHDLVATSEEFLGASWAAAAGGGTAPIDLGAASYRTLADVREVALAAGHTWWTVSPFGIATDDLPADEAARTRGPEVDLDVRIGAVESRALPMQPAEAYRGDVERAIRDLAGWVADGFRVVVLHPGHGPAQRTVEALGEHDVAARLVDDLDDAPPRDLVTVSCGSLAQGFVDPVNRVALLTGEDISGQRASTRDMRKMPARRKRQIDPLELKAGDFVVHEQHGVGRFVEMKQREVGGAVREYLVLEYGASKRGGPPDRLYVPADALDQVTRYVGGEQPSLDRLGGGDWTKRKNKARKAVREIAAELIKLYAARQATQGHAFGPDTPWQREMEDAFPFTETADQLSTVDEVKADMMRTVPMDRLVCGDVGYGKTEIAVRAAFKAVQDGKQVAVLVPTTLLVNQHFSTFAERMTGFPVTMKALSRFQSDKEATEVLAGLADGTVDVVIGTHRLLNPDIRFKDLGLIIVDEEQRFGVEHKEQMKRMRTSVDVLSMSATPIPRTLEMAVTGIREMSTIATPPEERHPVLTYVGAYEDRQVTAAIRRELLRDGQVFYIHNRVQSIEKAAARLKELVPEARVATAHGQMGERQLEQVMVDFWEKRFDVLVCTTLVESGLDVSNANTMIIERADTLGLSQLHQLRGRVGRSRERAYAYFLYPAEKPLTETAHERLATLAQHSDLGGGMAIAMKDLEIRGAGNLLGGEQSGHIADVGFDLYVRLVGEAVQDFKGDGGEELGEVRIELPVDAHLPHDYIPSERLRLEVYKRLAEVRTDADVDAVAEELLDRYGEPPEAVASLLLVARFRARVRQAGITEVTIAGKHVRFAPVDLPESRQVRLQRLHKGALVKPATSTVLVPRPQTAVIGGKPIYGIALLEWARQVVEGVLDPAS, translated from the coding sequence CTGGGCGGCCTGGCCGACGCCGTCCTCGCCGACCCGGTGCTCGCCACCGCGCTCGAGGAGCTGCGCGACGGCACGCTGCCGACCCTCGACCTCACGGGTCCGGCCGCGGCCCGCCCGTTCGTGGTCAAGGGGCTGGTGGACGCGGGTCGCACGGTGCTGGCCGTCACCGCCACGGCCCGCGAGGCCGAGGACCTGGTGGAGTGGCTCGGCGACCTGCTGCCGGCGGAGCGGGTGGCGCTCTACCCGAGCTGGGAGACGCTGCCCCACGAGCGCCTCAGCCCGCGCAGCGACACCGTCGGTCGGCGCCTGGCGGTGCTGCGCCGGCTGAAGCACCCCGGCACCGACGCCTCCAACGGCCCCCTCGACGTCGTGGTCGCGCCGGTCCGCTCCCTGCTGCAGCCCCAGGTGCAGGGCCTGGCCGACCTCGTGCCCGTCGAGCTGGTGCCCGGCCAGACCGCGTCGCTCGACGACACCGTGCGCGCCCTGGCGGACGCGGCGTACACGCGGGTGGACCTGGTGGAGAAGCGTGGCGAGTTCGCCGTGCGCGGCGGCATCGTCGACGTCTTCCCGCCCACCGAGGAGCACCCGCTGCGCGTGGAGTTCTGGGGTGACGAGGTCGAGGAGGTCCGCGCCTTCGCGGTCGCCGACCAGCGCACCCTCGACACGGTCGAGCGGCTCTGGGCGCCGCCGTGCCGCGAGCTGCTGCTGACCGAGGAGGTCCGGGCGCGGGCGAAGGCCCTCGGCGAGGCCCACCCGCAGCTGCTCGAGCTCACCGACAAGGTCGCCGCGGGCATCGCCGTGGAGGGCATGGAGTCGCTCGCGCCCGCGCTCGTCGACGAGATGGAGCTGCTCGTCGAGCTGGTGCCGGCCGGCACGGCCGTGCTGCTGATGGACCCCGAGCGTGCGCGCAGCCGCGCCCACGACCTGGTGGCGACGAGCGAGGAGTTCCTCGGTGCCTCGTGGGCCGCGGCCGCCGGCGGTGGCACCGCGCCGATCGACCTCGGCGCGGCGTCCTACCGCACGCTCGCCGACGTCCGCGAGGTCGCGCTCGCCGCGGGGCACACGTGGTGGACCGTCAGCCCCTTCGGCATCGCCACCGACGACCTGCCGGCCGACGAGGCCGCCCGCACCCGTGGCCCCGAGGTCGACCTCGACGTCCGCATCGGGGCGGTCGAGAGCCGCGCGCTGCCGATGCAGCCCGCCGAGGCCTACCGCGGCGACGTCGAGCGCGCCATCCGCGACCTGGCGGGCTGGGTGGCCGACGGCTTCCGCGTGGTCGTCCTGCACCCCGGCCACGGCCCGGCGCAGCGCACCGTCGAGGCGCTCGGCGAGCACGACGTCGCCGCGCGCCTGGTGGACGACCTCGACGACGCCCCGCCCCGCGACCTGGTCACGGTCAGCTGCGGCTCGCTCGCGCAGGGCTTCGTCGACCCGGTCAACCGGGTCGCGCTGCTCACCGGCGAGGACATCTCCGGCCAGCGCGCCTCGACGCGCGACATGCGCAAGATGCCCGCGCGCCGCAAGCGCCAGATCGACCCGCTGGAGCTCAAGGCGGGGGACTTCGTCGTGCACGAGCAGCACGGCGTCGGCCGCTTCGTGGAGATGAAGCAGCGCGAGGTCGGGGGCGCGGTCCGCGAGTACCTCGTGCTCGAGTACGGCGCGTCCAAGCGCGGCGGCCCGCCCGACCGCCTCTACGTGCCGGCAGACGCGCTCGACCAGGTCACCCGCTACGTCGGTGGCGAGCAGCCCTCGCTCGACCGCCTGGGCGGCGGCGACTGGACCAAGCGCAAGAACAAGGCCCGCAAGGCCGTGCGCGAGATCGCCGCCGAGCTCATCAAGCTGTACGCCGCGCGGCAGGCGACCCAGGGCCACGCCTTCGGCCCCGACACCCCGTGGCAGCGCGAGATGGAGGACGCCTTCCCCTTCACCGAGACCGCCGACCAGCTCAGCACGGTCGACGAGGTGAAGGCCGACATGATGCGCACGGTGCCGATGGACCGGCTGGTCTGCGGCGACGTGGGCTACGGCAAGACCGAGATCGCGGTGCGCGCGGCCTTCAAGGCGGTGCAGGACGGCAAGCAGGTCGCGGTGCTCGTGCCGACCACGCTGCTGGTCAACCAGCACTTCTCGACCTTCGCCGAGCGCATGACCGGCTTCCCGGTGACGATGAAGGCCCTCAGCCGCTTCCAGAGCGACAAGGAGGCGACCGAGGTGCTGGCCGGCCTCGCCGACGGCACCGTCGACGTGGTGATCGGCACCCACCGGCTGCTCAACCCCGACATCCGCTTCAAGGACCTCGGGCTGATCATCGTCGACGAGGAGCAGCGCTTCGGCGTCGAGCACAAGGAGCAGATGAAGCGGATGCGCACGTCGGTCGACGTGCTCTCCATGAGCGCGACGCCGATCCCGCGCACGCTCGAGATGGCGGTGACCGGCATCCGCGAGATGTCGACGATCGCGACGCCGCCCGAGGAGCGCCACCCGGTGCTCACCTACGTCGGGGCCTACGAGGACCGCCAGGTCACGGCCGCGATCCGCCGCGAGCTGCTGCGCGACGGCCAGGTCTTCTACATCCACAACCGGGTGCAGTCGATCGAGAAGGCGGCGGCGCGGCTGAAGGAGCTGGTGCCCGAGGCGCGGGTGGCCACCGCCCACGGCCAGATGGGGGAGCGGCAGCTCGAGCAGGTGATGGTCGACTTCTGGGAGAAGCGCTTCGACGTGCTCGTCTGCACGACGCTGGTCGAGTCGGGCCTCGACGTCTCCAACGCCAACACCATGATCATCGAGCGCGCCGACACCCTCGGCCTCTCCCAGCTGCACCAGCTGCGCGGCCGTGTGGGGCGCTCGCGCGAGCGGGCGTACGCGTACTTCCTCTACCCGGCCGAGAAGCCGCTGACCGAGACCGCCCACGAGCGCCTCGCGACCCTCGCCCAGCACTCCGACCTCGGCGGCGGCATGGCGATCGCGATGAAGGACCTCGAGATCCGCGGCGCGGGCAACCTGCTCGGCGGCGAGCAGTCGGGCCACATCGCGGACGTCGGCTTCGACCTCTACGTCCGCCTCGTCGGCGAGGCGGTGCAGGACTTCAAGGGCGACGGCGGCGAGGAGCTCGGTGAGGTGCGGATCGAGCTGCCCGTCGACGCCCACCTGCCCCACGACTACATCCCCTCCGAGCGGCTGCGGCTCGAGGTCTACAAGCGGCTCGCGGAGGTGCGCACCGACGCCGACGTCGACGCCGTCGCCGAGGAGCTGCTCGACCGCTACGGCGAGCCGCCCGAGGCCGTGGCCTCGCTGCTGCTCGTCGCGCGGTTCCGTGCGCGGGTGCGCCAGGCGGGCATCACGGAGGTCACGATCGCGGGCAAGCACGTGCGCTTCGCGCCCGTCGACCTGCCGGAGTCGCGCCAGGTGCGCCTGCAGCGGCTGCACAAGGGCGCCTTGGTCAAGCCCGCCACCTCCACGGTGCTGGTGCCGCGCCCGCAGACGGCCGTGATCGGCGGCAAGCCGATCTACGGCATCGCGCTGCTCGAGTGGGCCCGGCAGGTCGTCGAGGGGGTGCTCGACCCCGCCTCGTGA
- a CDS encoding 50S ribosomal protein L25/general stress protein Ctc: protein MSDESTIQAETRTEFGKGAARRIRRADKVPAVVYGHGAEPQHLTLPGHETWLALKHGGANALLTLVVDGSEQLALTKQVQVDPIRRTLEHVDFVAVRKGEKVTVDVPVVTTGDAAAETLVTVESAVVSVEAEATHIPESIEVSVEGAEAGTQVLASDLTLPSGTTLLTDAETLVVNVSQAQTEEQLEAELAEAEADAGIEKDEASDAAAEGEGTESGEGDVVPEQD, encoded by the coding sequence ATGAGCGACGAGTCCACTATCCAGGCCGAGACCCGCACCGAGTTCGGCAAGGGCGCGGCCCGCCGCATCCGTCGCGCCGACAAGGTGCCCGCGGTCGTCTACGGCCACGGCGCCGAGCCCCAGCACCTCACGCTCCCGGGCCACGAGACCTGGCTGGCGCTCAAGCACGGCGGCGCCAACGCCCTGCTGACGCTGGTCGTCGACGGCTCCGAGCAGCTGGCGCTCACCAAGCAGGTGCAGGTCGACCCGATCCGCCGCACCCTCGAGCACGTCGACTTCGTCGCGGTGAGGAAGGGCGAGAAGGTCACCGTCGACGTGCCCGTCGTGACCACCGGCGACGCCGCCGCCGAGACGCTGGTGACCGTCGAGAGCGCCGTGGTCTCCGTCGAGGCCGAGGCCACCCACATCCCCGAGTCGATCGAGGTCTCCGTCGAGGGTGCCGAGGCCGGCACCCAGGTGCTCGCCTCCGACCTCACCCTCCCCTCGGGCACCACCCTCCTGACCGACGCCGAGACGCTGGTCGTCAACGTGTCGCAGGCGCAGACCGAGGAGCAGCTCGAGGCCGAGCTCGCCGAGGCCGAGGCCGACGCCGGCATCGAGAAGGACGAGGCGTCCGACGCCGCCGCCGAGGGCGAGGGCACCGAGTCCGGCGAGGGCGACGTCGTCCCCGAGCAGGACTGA
- a CDS encoding HAD family hydrolase gives MSRGAPAAQQLLLDADGVLQTNPPGWVDHLRGQVEQARGQEFVDELWAAEHDAMRGRRRFVDVLREVTERWGIGDRVDELLPHWHRVEAQAGTVAVVRELREAGVPRHLVTNQNDHRAAYMRDGLGYAELFEQLFVSCELGLTKSDPGFFAEVARRLGADPGTLLLVDDSEQYVASARSAGLRGEVWCAEDGTDALRRLLAHHGLLPPQG, from the coding sequence GTGAGCCGCGGGGCGCCGGCCGCGCAGCAGCTGCTCCTCGACGCCGACGGGGTGCTGCAGACCAACCCGCCGGGCTGGGTCGACCACCTGCGCGGGCAGGTGGAGCAGGCGCGCGGCCAGGAGTTCGTCGACGAGCTCTGGGCCGCCGAGCACGACGCGATGCGCGGGCGTCGACGCTTCGTCGACGTCCTGCGCGAGGTCACGGAGCGGTGGGGCATCGGCGACCGCGTCGACGAGCTGCTGCCGCACTGGCACCGCGTCGAGGCGCAGGCCGGCACGGTCGCGGTCGTGCGCGAGCTGCGCGAGGCCGGGGTGCCGCGCCACCTGGTGACGAACCAGAACGACCACCGCGCGGCGTACATGCGCGACGGGCTCGGCTACGCCGAGCTGTTCGAGCAGCTCTTCGTCTCCTGCGAGCTCGGGCTGACCAAGTCCGACCCCGGGTTCTTCGCCGAGGTGGCCCGACGGCTCGGCGCCGACCCGGGCACGCTGCTGCTCGTCGACGACAGCGAGCAGTACGTCGCGTCCGCGCGGTCCGCGGGCCTGCGCGGCGAGGTCTGGTGCGCCGAGGACGGCACCGACGCGCTGCGCCGGCTGCTGGCGCACCACGGCCTGCTGCCCCCGCAGGGGTGA
- a CDS encoding MazG nucleotide pyrophosphohydrolase domain-containing protein translates to MSEPGAAPAPLAELVAVMRRLRAECGWKSAQTHRSLARYLLEEAHEALEAIDVVAETGDAAPLREELGDVLLQVCFHAAVAEERGDFDLDDVAAGLVAKLRRRNPHVFAADGPAPADARAVNELWESVKAAEKPRASLVDGLPPTLPALLLADKVLDRLARREGAPPAADDLAPGTPEAEVAARAVGDDLLAVLAGARGSGVDPEQALRDAVRRLLAARDPLAVASDPPTDGEAGAAPRRR, encoded by the coding sequence GTGAGCGAGCCCGGCGCCGCCCCGGCCCCGCTCGCCGAGCTGGTCGCGGTGATGCGCCGGCTGCGCGCCGAGTGCGGCTGGAAGTCCGCCCAGACCCACCGGTCGCTGGCGCGCTACCTCCTCGAGGAGGCGCACGAGGCGCTCGAGGCGATCGACGTCGTCGCCGAGACCGGGGACGCCGCGCCGCTGCGGGAGGAGCTCGGCGACGTGCTGCTGCAGGTCTGCTTCCACGCCGCGGTCGCGGAGGAGCGCGGCGACTTCGACCTCGACGACGTGGCAGCGGGCCTCGTCGCCAAGCTGCGACGGCGCAACCCGCACGTCTTCGCCGCCGACGGCCCGGCCCCCGCCGACGCCCGCGCGGTCAACGAGCTGTGGGAGTCGGTCAAGGCGGCCGAGAAGCCGCGCGCCTCACTCGTCGACGGGCTGCCGCCCACGCTCCCCGCGCTGCTCCTCGCCGACAAGGTGCTCGACCGGCTGGCGCGGCGCGAGGGTGCGCCGCCGGCCGCCGACGACCTCGCCCCGGGCACCCCCGAGGCCGAGGTCGCGGCGCGCGCGGTGGGCGACGACCTGCTCGCGGTGCTGGCCGGTGCCCGGGGCTCCGGGGTCGACCCCGAGCAGGCGCTGCGCGACGCCGTACGCCGTCTGCTGGCGGCTCGCGACCCCCTCGCGGTGGCCTCCGATCCACCGACCGACGGGGAGGCCGGGGCGGCGCCGAGGCGCCGGTAG
- a CDS encoding ATP-binding cassette domain-containing protein translates to MTGAGTGRGDHVLEARGLTRRFGEVVAVDDVSFEVPAGAVTGFVGGNGAGKTTTMRMLTGVLAVHAGEVRWGDRPATAADRRRFGYMPEERGLYPKQPVLDQLVHLARLRGDDAGRARQEVLALLERFGLADRAREQVQKLSLGNQQRVQVVAALVPRPAVLVLDEPFSGLDPAAVDAMADVLREHARDGVPVLFSSHQLDLVDRLCDRLVVMARGRVAARGTTTELRESGALRYRLTLCDDAGWVREAAGVRVVDLAGPDAVVEVLEPGAEQRLLVDAVARGPVRHFGRVVPQLSEVYREVTA, encoded by the coding sequence ATGACAGGTGCAGGCACAGGGAGGGGAGACCACGTGCTGGAGGCCAGGGGGCTGACGCGTCGCTTCGGGGAGGTCGTCGCCGTCGACGACGTGTCCTTCGAGGTGCCGGCGGGCGCGGTGACCGGGTTCGTCGGCGGCAACGGGGCCGGCAAGACCACGACGATGCGGATGCTGACGGGGGTGCTCGCCGTCCACGCGGGGGAGGTGCGCTGGGGTGACCGGCCGGCCACCGCGGCCGACCGCCGACGCTTCGGCTACATGCCCGAGGAGCGGGGGCTCTACCCCAAGCAGCCGGTGCTCGACCAGCTCGTGCACCTCGCGCGGTTGCGCGGCGACGACGCGGGCCGGGCCCGGCAGGAGGTGCTGGCGCTGCTGGAGCGCTTCGGTCTGGCCGACCGGGCGCGCGAGCAGGTGCAGAAGCTCTCCCTGGGCAACCAGCAGCGCGTGCAGGTGGTCGCGGCGCTCGTGCCCCGCCCGGCGGTGCTCGTGCTCGACGAGCCGTTCTCCGGCCTCGACCCGGCGGCCGTCGACGCGATGGCCGACGTGCTCCGCGAGCACGCCCGCGACGGGGTGCCGGTGCTCTTCTCCTCCCACCAGCTCGACCTCGTCGACCGGCTCTGCGACCGCCTCGTGGTGATGGCGCGGGGCCGCGTCGCGGCCCGGGGCACGACCACCGAGCTCCGCGAGAGCGGCGCGCTGCGCTACCGGCTGACGCTGTGCGACGACGCCGGCTGGGTGCGCGAGGCCGCCGGCGTGCGCGTCGTCGACCTCGCCGGCCCGGACGCGGTCGTCGAGGTGCTGGAGCCCGGAGCGGAGCAGCGGCTGCTGGTCGACGCCGTCGCCCGCGGGCCGGTGCGGCACTTCGGCCGCGTCGTGCCGCAGCTCTCCGAGGTCTACCGCGAGGTGACCGCGTGA